In Opitutaceae bacterium TAV5, one genomic interval encodes:
- a CDS encoding LacI family transcriptional regulator — protein MPKPPAALPSSRQTPSVSEAPDSPLAGIPAKRVTLREIAVRAGLHVTAVSMALRNHPRISASTRARVQALASEMGYRQDALLSALCRYRSRLVRRSALAWINAFHRGIGERVHLYGEYLRGARKRAEELGFGLLEIELGPGSDMSIERARTILRTRNISAVLIPPQPLGHRLDLQWNELAAVAFGYSFAEPRLHAVVPNQYTSTQTIMTELRASGYRRIGAYVDEQVDRRCNHHWMAAYWVDYHAHSETDRVPPLVYRPDSRNPGKLRAWVKREKVEVVLVIGNVDAPLDLPPRIEKVYHSVNSTQPERAGVDENGLLTGATAVDMLVGMLSRQEIGVPKHPHRVLIDGFWQPGNLKRKPASRS, from the coding sequence ATGCCGAAGCCTCCCGCCGCATTGCCATCGTCCCGGCAAACCCCTTCGGTTTCCGAAGCTCCCGACTCTCCGCTCGCGGGCATCCCGGCAAAACGCGTGACGCTTCGCGAGATCGCGGTGCGCGCCGGGTTGCATGTCACGGCCGTGTCCATGGCCTTGCGCAATCACCCCCGCATCTCCGCGTCCACGCGGGCGCGGGTACAGGCCTTGGCCAGCGAAATGGGCTACCGGCAGGACGCCCTGCTCAGCGCCCTTTGCCGCTACCGGTCCCGACTTGTGCGCCGTTCGGCGCTGGCATGGATCAATGCCTTCCATCGGGGTATTGGCGAACGGGTACACCTTTATGGCGAATACCTGCGCGGGGCTCGCAAGCGGGCGGAAGAACTGGGATTCGGGCTGCTGGAAATCGAACTCGGTCCCGGCAGCGACATGTCGATCGAGCGTGCACGTACGATCCTGCGCACCCGCAATATCAGCGCCGTGCTGATACCTCCGCAACCGTTGGGACACCGGCTGGATCTTCAATGGAATGAACTGGCAGCGGTGGCTTTCGGATACAGTTTTGCCGAGCCCCGGCTCCACGCCGTAGTCCCGAACCAGTACACCTCGACACAGACCATCATGACGGAACTGCGTGCATCGGGATACCGGCGCATCGGAGCATATGTGGATGAGCAAGTAGATCGGCGCTGCAATCATCACTGGATGGCCGCCTACTGGGTGGACTATCACGCGCACTCCGAAACCGATCGCGTCCCGCCGCTGGTTTACCGGCCTGATTCACGCAATCCGGGAAAACTTCGCGCTTGGGTAAAACGGGAGAAAGTGGAAGTGGTGCTCGTCATCGGCAATGTGGACGCCCCGCTCGACCTGCCGCCTCGTATTGAAAAAGTCTATCACTCGGTCAACTCCACCCAGCCCGAACGGGCTGGAGTGGACGAAAATGGCCTGCTCACAGGCGCGACTGCCGTGGACATGCTGGTCGGCATGCTCTCCCGCCAGGAAATCGGCGTGCCCAAACATCCGCATCGCGTGCTCATTGACGGCTTCTGGCAACCGGGGAACCTGAAACGGAAGCCTGCCTCGAGGTCGTGA
- a CDS encoding N-terminal cleavage protein codes for MQPRPAQFPSFMADRGFTLIELLTVITIIGILAGILIPVAGKVRNSAYDVQCKTTLRQWGIAINGYVTDNRGLLPGPAGGDVYMRNGHLKDGAQSLFSFLAPYVTMKNTDTGRLPDDYVCRNNRRMAVDALQSPVYHAHTNVLGADGTYSGTIAPMGKYGKKGQAAKQPLNYNSLHHLIDLTRGKALEDIDISLTHAGDQASLPQQIVHGDHHNVLYYDWHVGTLKVSLPSSP; via the coding sequence ATGCAGCCCCGGCCCGCGCAGTTCCCGTCATTCATGGCGGATCGCGGTTTCACGCTGATCGAGTTGCTGACAGTGATTACCATCATCGGCATTCTTGCCGGCATCCTGATACCGGTTGCGGGAAAGGTACGCAACAGCGCCTACGATGTGCAGTGCAAGACAACCCTGCGCCAGTGGGGTATCGCCATCAATGGCTACGTCACCGACAACCGCGGCCTGCTGCCCGGCCCTGCGGGCGGTGATGTCTACATGCGCAACGGTCACCTGAAGGACGGTGCGCAGAGCCTGTTCTCATTTCTCGCGCCCTATGTGACGATGAAAAACACCGACACCGGTCGCCTGCCCGACGACTATGTTTGCAGGAACAACCGTCGCATGGCGGTGGATGCGCTCCAGTCTCCGGTCTATCACGCGCACACCAACGTGCTGGGGGCGGACGGCACTTATTCGGGCACCATTGCTCCCATGGGCAAATACGGGAAAAAGGGGCAGGCGGCCAAACAGCCTCTCAACTACAACTCCCTGCACCATCTCATCGATCTCACCCGGGGCAAGGCTCTCGAGGACATTGATATTTCCCTGACTCACGCGGGCGACCAGGCCTCGCTTCCGCAACAGATCGTTCACGGAGATCATCACAACGTGCTCTACTACGACTGGCACGTCGGCACCCTCAAGGTGAGTCTGCCTTCGTCTCCCTGA
- a CDS encoding shikimate dehydrogenase — translation MSGSDPVYSLDDLARWSRPGVSLAVLGFPIKHSISPPMQNAALAAMAAAADSDGAGESGNHFAEWCYHRFEVHPDDLPRALRLLHEKRFLGVNLTVPHKIIAFPLVTQVDPEAQPIGAVNTLKWAPEGWHGFNTDGYGLATAVRETLGRELAGTPVILLGAGGAARGAAVECIRQKCAGLWIGNRTHANLDTLLTQLAPLAATAGVTLAGFNPATLKTTSGEGSASGIVPASNLPEGALVINATSAGLKSGDPLPVDPETLPRPAGIYDMIYNPAETPLLARARSLGLPAANGLSMLIHQGARSLEIWSGARVPVAAMRTAAEAALGR, via the coding sequence ATGAGCGGTTCCGATCCTGTTTATTCTCTCGATGATCTCGCGCGCTGGTCCCGGCCGGGCGTGTCGCTCGCCGTGCTGGGATTCCCGATAAAACATTCGATCAGCCCGCCGATGCAGAATGCCGCGCTCGCCGCGATGGCGGCAGCAGCCGATAGCGACGGGGCGGGGGAGAGCGGCAACCATTTCGCGGAGTGGTGCTATCATCGCTTCGAGGTGCATCCGGACGACTTGCCGCGAGCCCTGCGCCTCCTGCACGAAAAACGCTTCCTCGGGGTCAATCTGACGGTGCCGCACAAGATCATTGCCTTCCCGCTGGTGACGCAGGTCGATCCGGAAGCGCAACCGATCGGTGCGGTCAACACGCTGAAGTGGGCGCCGGAGGGGTGGCACGGTTTCAACACCGATGGCTACGGGCTGGCCACGGCGGTGCGCGAAACGCTGGGTCGCGAACTGGCCGGCACGCCGGTCATCCTGCTCGGCGCGGGCGGCGCGGCGCGCGGCGCGGCGGTCGAGTGCATCCGCCAAAAGTGCGCAGGTCTGTGGATCGGCAACCGGACGCATGCAAATCTGGATACATTGCTCACGCAACTCGCTCCGCTGGCCGCCACGGCCGGCGTGACGCTGGCGGGGTTCAATCCGGCGACGCTCAAGACGACGTCGGGGGAGGGGAGTGCGAGCGGGATCGTGCCGGCCTCGAACTTGCCCGAAGGGGCGCTGGTAATCAACGCGACGAGCGCCGGCCTCAAGTCCGGCGATCCCCTGCCGGTGGACCCGGAGACGCTGCCACGCCCGGCGGGGATTTATGACATGATCTACAATCCGGCCGAGACGCCCTTGCTGGCTCGCGCCCGTTCGCTCGGTCTGCCGGCCGCGAACGGTCTGTCGATGCTCATCCATCAGGGCGCCCGTTCGCTGGAAATCTGGAGCGGTGCACGCGTCCCGGTGGCGGCCATGCGCACGGCGGCGGAAGCGGCGCTGGGACGGTGA
- a CDS encoding LacI family transcription regulator, with protein sequence MTTLKDIATAAGVSVDTVSRVLNGKAGEAWPSAVRRAERIREIATQLNYAPNKAAQIMRTRKTHQIGVLVSELYNPFTGRKVEAIADALAGYGYEMLLGLTRSRATDPAEFFEKFSRNLLDGVINLDPLLGTEDLRRIARKIPFVTFGRSEEESPAVFDVRAAVELLMEHLWSLGHRRIAIVTGFDKGDAKLTRVAAWESFYANHPVAARREWIIRANWKAEDGQRAAEQLAATDCTACLAGNDLLAVGLIAGLRAFGKEVPRDYSVVSIEDSLLTEVTYPTLTSARQPVGELVRLTVAALVELLEGRPMPACQVLPPELMVRNSCAPVEVG encoded by the coding sequence ATGACGACTCTCAAGGACATTGCGACGGCCGCCGGGGTGTCGGTGGACACCGTTTCGCGCGTGCTCAACGGCAAGGCCGGGGAGGCGTGGCCGAGCGCGGTCCGGCGGGCCGAGCGTATCCGGGAGATCGCTACGCAGCTCAACTACGCGCCCAACAAGGCCGCGCAGATCATGCGCACCCGCAAGACGCACCAGATCGGCGTGCTGGTGAGCGAACTCTACAACCCGTTTACCGGCCGCAAGGTCGAGGCCATCGCCGACGCGCTGGCCGGTTATGGCTACGAGATGTTGCTCGGTCTCACGCGCTCGCGTGCCACGGACCCGGCGGAGTTTTTTGAAAAATTCAGCCGCAATCTCCTCGATGGCGTGATCAATCTCGATCCGCTGCTCGGCACCGAAGACCTGCGACGCATCGCGCGCAAAATCCCGTTCGTGACTTTCGGCCGCTCGGAGGAAGAATCGCCGGCGGTGTTCGACGTGCGCGCGGCGGTGGAGCTTTTAATGGAGCATCTCTGGTCGCTCGGCCACCGGCGCATCGCCATCGTTACGGGATTCGACAAGGGCGATGCCAAGCTCACGCGTGTGGCCGCCTGGGAATCGTTTTACGCCAATCATCCGGTGGCGGCGCGACGCGAATGGATCATCCGGGCCAACTGGAAAGCCGAAGACGGGCAGCGGGCGGCGGAACAACTGGCGGCGACCGACTGCACGGCCTGCCTCGCCGGCAACGACCTGCTCGCCGTCGGCCTCATCGCCGGCCTGCGTGCCTTTGGCAAGGAAGTGCCGCGCGACTATTCCGTGGTTTCGATCGAGGATTCGCTGTTGACCGAAGTCACGTATCCCACGCTGACCTCGGCGCGTCAGCCGGTCGGGGAACTGGTGCGCCTGACGGTGGCGGCCCTTGTCGAATTGCTCGAAGGCCGGCCGATGCCCGCCTGCCAGGTACTGCCGCCGGAACTGATGGTGCGCAACTCCTGCGCACCCGTGGAAGTGGGTTGA
- a CDS encoding RNA-binding protein: protein MNGEHVLRITQELGIRVQQVAATAQLLKDGATVPFIARYRKEVTGELDEVQITAIRDRLEQLAALDDRRAAILASLKERNLLTPELEKAIAAAGTLNKLEDIYLPFRPKKRTRATIAREKGLEPLAELIWGQATSDAGLAAAAGAYAGNDYTPDDGKNTPAKIKDAAEALAGARDILAERISDDAAAREKLRGLYRSTAVVSSKVLSGKEAEAAKFKDYFDWSEPLAKCPSHRLLAMRRGEKELFLMMRITVDEHIALTELDRLYISPAAAAAAPLPLTPVSAATAPVTCTAQLRLAIADSFKRLLAPAMETEFRLDSKKGADVTAIKVFVDNLRELLLASPLGQKAVIAIDPGFRTGCKTVMLDRQGKLLHNDVIYPDRHPVEAKEKLLGFVQFFKAEAIAIGNGTGSRETDAFVRTLGLPASIPIVSVNESGASIYSASPVAREEFPDHDITVRGAVSIGRRLMDPLAELVKLDPKSIGVGQYQHDVDQNALKRSLDDCVVSCVNNVGVELNTASKHLLSYVSGLNGTTAAAIVARRDEKGPFSSRAELLEVSRLGPKAFEQAAGFLRIRDAANPLDASGVHPESYPIVEKMAADLGVSVADLIRDEKLRKKIRLESYVTDKVGLPTLNDIMKELAKPGRDPRAKFELFAFDDSVHKPEDLKPGMKLPGVVTNVTAFGAFVDVGVHQDGLVHVSQLADSFVKDPAEVVKPGQKVRATVIEVDLARNRIALSLRTNPQIGGRAPAGGTGGAAGGGGNRHGGGGQRPGGGGFGGGAPRRDSNQALGGDWFTAALNKKK from the coding sequence TTGAATGGCGAACATGTGCTCCGCATCACGCAGGAGCTCGGTATCCGCGTCCAGCAGGTCGCCGCCACCGCGCAACTCCTCAAGGACGGCGCCACCGTGCCCTTCATCGCCCGCTACCGCAAGGAAGTCACCGGCGAACTCGACGAAGTCCAGATCACCGCCATCCGCGACCGCCTCGAACAGCTCGCCGCGCTCGACGACCGCCGCGCCGCCATCCTCGCCTCCCTGAAAGAGCGCAACCTGCTCACCCCCGAACTCGAAAAGGCCATCGCCGCCGCCGGGACGCTCAACAAGCTCGAAGACATCTACCTTCCCTTCCGTCCCAAAAAACGCACCCGCGCCACCATCGCCCGCGAAAAGGGACTCGAACCCCTCGCCGAACTCATCTGGGGCCAAGCCACATCCGACGCCGGGCTCGCTGCCGCCGCCGGAGCGTATGCAGGTAACGACTACACGCCCGATGACGGCAAAAACACGCCCGCCAAAATCAAGGATGCCGCCGAGGCGCTCGCCGGCGCGCGCGACATCCTGGCCGAACGCATTTCCGACGATGCCGCCGCCCGCGAGAAACTCCGCGGCCTCTACCGCTCCACGGCGGTGGTCAGCAGCAAGGTGCTCTCCGGCAAGGAGGCCGAGGCCGCCAAGTTTAAAGACTATTTCGACTGGAGCGAGCCGCTCGCCAAATGCCCCTCGCATCGCCTCCTCGCCATGCGGCGGGGTGAGAAGGAACTCTTCCTCATGATGCGGATCACCGTGGACGAGCACATCGCGCTGACCGAGCTCGACCGCCTTTACATTTCACCCGCCGCCGCTGCTGCCGCTCCGCTCCCGCTTACGCCGGTCAGCGCGGCCACCGCGCCCGTCACCTGCACCGCGCAGCTCCGGCTTGCCATCGCCGACAGCTTCAAACGGCTGCTCGCACCCGCGATGGAAACCGAATTTCGCCTCGACTCGAAAAAAGGCGCCGACGTCACCGCGATCAAGGTCTTCGTCGACAACCTTCGCGAACTCCTGCTCGCCTCGCCGCTCGGCCAGAAAGCCGTCATCGCCATCGACCCCGGTTTCCGCACCGGCTGCAAGACCGTGATGCTCGATCGCCAGGGCAAGCTCCTGCACAACGACGTGATTTATCCGGACCGCCACCCCGTGGAGGCGAAGGAAAAACTGCTCGGCTTCGTCCAGTTTTTCAAGGCCGAGGCTATCGCCATCGGCAACGGCACCGGCTCGCGCGAGACGGATGCCTTCGTGCGTACGCTCGGCCTGCCCGCCTCGATTCCCATCGTGTCGGTCAACGAATCCGGCGCCTCGATCTACTCGGCCAGCCCGGTCGCGCGCGAGGAGTTTCCCGACCACGACATCACGGTGCGCGGCGCCGTATCCATCGGACGACGACTGATGGACCCGCTCGCCGAGCTCGTGAAGCTCGATCCGAAGAGCATCGGTGTCGGCCAGTATCAGCACGACGTGGACCAGAACGCGCTCAAGCGTTCGCTCGACGATTGCGTGGTCAGTTGCGTGAACAACGTCGGCGTCGAACTGAACACGGCTTCGAAACACCTGCTCAGTTACGTCTCCGGCCTCAATGGCACGACGGCGGCGGCCATCGTGGCGCGGCGCGACGAAAAAGGGCCGTTCAGTTCGCGCGCGGAGTTGCTGGAAGTGTCGCGGCTCGGTCCCAAGGCGTTCGAACAGGCCGCCGGTTTCCTGCGCATCCGCGACGCCGCCAATCCGCTGGATGCGTCGGGTGTGCATCCGGAGAGTTATCCGATCGTCGAAAAGATGGCCGCCGATCTCGGCGTGTCCGTGGCCGATCTGATTCGCGACGAGAAGCTGCGCAAGAAGATCAGGCTGGAAAGCTATGTGACCGACAAGGTCGGCCTGCCGACGCTCAACGACATCATGAAGGAGCTCGCCAAGCCGGGACGCGACCCGCGCGCGAAGTTCGAGCTGTTTGCGTTCGACGACAGCGTCCACAAGCCCGAGGACCTGAAGCCCGGCATGAAGCTGCCCGGCGTCGTGACCAACGTGACGGCGTTTGGCGCATTCGTGGATGTGGGCGTGCACCAGGACGGACTTGTCCACGTGAGCCAGCTTGCCGATTCATTCGTGAAAGATCCGGCCGAGGTCGTGAAGCCCGGGCAGAAAGTGCGCGCGACGGTGATCGAGGTGGATCTGGCGCGGAATCGCATCGCGCTGAGCCTGCGGACCAACCCGCAGATCGGTGGACGCGCGCCGGCCGGCGGCACCGGCGGGGCGGCGGGTGGCGGAGGAAACCGCCACGGCGGCGGGGGCCAGCGCCCGGGTGGCGGCGGTTTTGGTGGCGGCGCCCCGCGTCGTGACTCGAACCAGGCGCTCGGCGGTGACTGGTTCACGGCAGCGCTGAACAAGAAGAAGTGA
- a CDS encoding addiction module protein: protein MSTVTEIENALDQLPVEQQQEVAEWLERRLAATVPSPAEVEDAWEKEIKRRIEDIDNGRVVPRPASEVFARARQLPVPGLFFRQGTSIL, encoded by the coding sequence ATGAGCACCGTCACCGAAATCGAAAACGCCTTGGACCAGTTGCCCGTGGAGCAGCAGCAGGAAGTGGCCGAATGGCTAGAACGGCGACTGGCGGCAACAGTGCCGTCCCCTGCCGAGGTGGAAGATGCGTGGGAGAAGGAGATAAAACGCCGCATCGAGGATATTGACAATGGTCGTGTGGTTCCGCGTCCCGCTTCCGAAGTCTTTGCTCGTGCCCGCCAGCTTCCTGTTCCGGGTTTGTTTTTCCGGCAAGGCACATCTATCTTGTAG
- a CDS encoding heparinase — protein sequence MPKKPLAFRFVSRLLLPAALIFPIALRAKGDPAQGIPRPDPARIAEITAWLSPENPAGAPPVPVFYTPPYADRTWWNAVAARLSAGELLAAANAVEGTPPPPLPRELFDDYRVTGNRAPYEKPFSERTARLGQLVYAEGFAFNGRRLPAIERELAAILEERSWAVPAHVPAGATDAETYTRVDLAAAARAWSLATTDYLLGDKLSPATRARIRAEVRARVLDPVAGRIRAADSRGFSWMAGRNNWTAICNAGVMGSALLLSDSPAERALFIAAFERFTQPYIESFGPDGFCEEGIGYWSYGYGHYIMGSELIRMTTGRRIDLMAGEQQKRIATFDVRWKVAGSVYPAFGDASVRARTPAMLHDFATLRYGGSGGLVSPGASAGVHRHPLGAQLYVMPFRLSLPYPESGSPKAQAIAAAATRPPLRDWFPDGGALVVRSASAGTGLSAAFKGGHNGQSHNHNDLGSFIVVNGSQPVLGDPGADTYVKDTFGPKRYSSGLMNSFGHPVPRVAGKLQRTGRDARAKTVRNEFSDTRDIWEIDITSAYDVPGLDRLTRTFIFDRTGPGRLEILDRVAFRKDSAPRTFDTALILRPGQKYERNTDDGLRVYAGNSASDAALDASWKATSSRGGRLLVQEEPVYGIVPDQPPRGLRMGLGFENPVEEATIHLIITPAGGK from the coding sequence ATGCCAAAAAAACCTCTCGCCTTCCGCTTCGTATCCAGGCTCCTGCTTCCCGCCGCCCTGATTTTCCCGATTGCGCTCCGGGCCAAGGGTGATCCGGCGCAAGGCATCCCGCGGCCGGATCCCGCGCGCATCGCAGAGATCACGGCCTGGCTGTCTCCCGAAAATCCTGCCGGGGCTCCTCCGGTCCCCGTCTTTTACACACCTCCCTATGCCGATCGCACCTGGTGGAACGCCGTGGCTGCACGGCTCTCTGCCGGCGAACTCCTTGCCGCGGCCAATGCCGTCGAAGGCACGCCACCGCCTCCTCTCCCGCGCGAACTTTTTGATGACTATCGCGTGACGGGCAACCGCGCCCCCTATGAGAAGCCTTTCAGCGAACGCACCGCCCGGCTCGGTCAGCTCGTATATGCCGAAGGGTTCGCCTTCAACGGACGCCGCCTTCCGGCCATCGAACGCGAACTGGCCGCCATTCTCGAGGAGCGTTCGTGGGCTGTGCCTGCCCATGTTCCCGCCGGAGCCACCGACGCGGAAACTTATACCCGCGTCGATCTTGCCGCTGCCGCGCGAGCCTGGAGTCTTGCCACGACGGATTATCTGCTCGGCGACAAACTCTCTCCTGCCACCCGCGCCCGTATCCGGGCCGAAGTACGCGCCCGGGTCCTCGATCCCGTCGCCGGGCGCATCCGTGCCGCCGACAGCCGCGGCTTTTCGTGGATGGCCGGCCGCAACAACTGGACGGCCATCTGCAACGCCGGCGTCATGGGCTCCGCGCTTCTGCTTTCCGATTCCCCTGCCGAACGCGCCCTCTTTATCGCAGCCTTCGAGCGTTTCACGCAGCCTTACATCGAATCCTTCGGTCCCGACGGATTCTGCGAAGAGGGGATCGGTTACTGGTCGTATGGTTACGGCCATTACATCATGGGATCCGAACTCATACGAATGACGACCGGAAGGCGGATCGACCTTATGGCCGGAGAGCAGCAGAAACGCATCGCCACCTTCGACGTTCGCTGGAAAGTCGCCGGCAGCGTCTACCCGGCCTTTGGCGATGCCAGTGTCCGTGCGCGCACTCCCGCCATGTTGCACGATTTTGCCACGCTCCGTTATGGCGGTTCCGGCGGGCTCGTCAGCCCGGGCGCTTCCGCGGGCGTGCATCGCCATCCGTTGGGAGCCCAACTTTACGTCATGCCGTTCCGCCTGTCGCTTCCGTATCCGGAGTCCGGTTCGCCGAAAGCCCAGGCGATCGCCGCGGCCGCGACTCGTCCTCCCCTGCGCGACTGGTTTCCCGACGGAGGCGCGCTGGTTGTTCGCAGCGCTTCAGCCGGCACGGGGCTCTCCGCCGCCTTCAAAGGCGGGCACAACGGACAGTCTCACAACCACAACGACCTCGGCTCCTTCATTGTTGTCAACGGCTCGCAACCCGTTCTCGGCGATCCCGGTGCCGATACTTATGTAAAAGACACCTTCGGCCCCAAACGCTATTCCAGCGGCCTGATGAATTCCTTCGGCCATCCCGTACCCCGTGTGGCGGGGAAACTCCAGCGCACCGGCCGTGATGCCCGGGCGAAAACGGTTCGCAACGAATTTTCGGATACGCGGGATATCTGGGAAATCGACATCACCAGCGCCTACGATGTCCCCGGGCTCGACCGGCTCACGCGCACCTTCATTTTTGACCGGACAGGCCCGGGTCGTCTCGAAATCCTCGATCGGGTGGCCTTCAGAAAAGATTCGGCTCCCCGGACCTTTGACACCGCCCTGATTCTCCGTCCGGGCCAGAAGTACGAGCGAAACACAGACGACGGATTGCGTGTGTACGCCGGAAACAGCGCCAGCGATGCCGCGCTTGATGCAAGCTGGAAAGCAACTTCCAGCCGGGGCGGCCGGCTTCTGGTGCAAGAGGAGCCGGTTTATGGAATCGTGCCCGATCAGCCACCCCGCGGGCTGCGGATGGGCCTCGGTTTCGAAAACCCGGTGGAAGAGGCGACGATTCATCTGATCATTACGCCAGCCGGAGGGAAGTGA